One Candidatus Atelocyanobacterium thalassa isolate ALOHA genomic window, TTCCAATTTCTCTATGGTTTTGGATAGATTTAAACGATGAAATTAAAGATTTATCATGGAGTTTTCTCAAGTTAGTACTTGTTTCATGGAGGTGGTCTGTAACTGCCTATAGTGCTATAGGCATTATATTGCGTATTCCTTTTTTCTCTTGCTTAATTTATGCAAAAGCTTTAGGGACTTCTTCGTGTCAAGCTTGGATTGCTGCTCCCGTTAAGTATTGGTTGATTTTTCATAACAACGCAACGCCTGTTTTCTTAGGCTTTATAGGACTTGTAGGATTATCAATATATGCTGCATATTTTATATATTTTGTATTAGTTAGATTAAGCAAACAAGGTAGATTAGCTTTAGAATAATTAGTTAATTTTAAGGTGTAAAATATTTTTAATAAATTTATTATAGTTTTTTCTATTTATCGCTTCGGATTAGAAGCTTCAACAAGAAAATGACTACCGTTTTTTTGATAAACTAAAACTTGCTCATTTTTGATTAAAGAATTACCTGAATAATAAAATCTTAATTCACTTTTATCAGGTAATTCAATAAATAAGATACTCCCTTTTTCATTAGAGACAACTTTAGTTATTCTACCTACTTGATAAGAAGATTTATTGAGATTGACTTTATCTGCTATTGGGTTTTTCTTATGCTGTGTGTAAAGCTCTTCTGTCTTTTGAGCAACAACTATTACAGTAATAAAAAATTGGGAAGTAATTGATATTATCCAAACCAGTAACCAATTCATTAAAGTATCCTCAGTATTGTATTAATTATCATTAGACTCATTGATGAGATATGGTTGTTATTGACTGAATTTAACTATGGCAGTATGCATGGCTATCTAAATTTTTCTTGTTACTTTCAGAAAGTTAACTTATTATTGAATCATCCATAGCAGGGATCTACCTCCATCTCTAATAAGTTTTTCAAAAGGCTCTGAAGGTGCGTTAGAGGGAACAGGAAATGGTTTTAATATTATTCCTTGGGTTCCAAATATAATTTCTCCTATAATTTTGGCACGGCTGATATGATTATTTGATGTTACAAGATAAATACTCTTTATTTTTTGGATTTTTAATTTTTTAATTAAACTCACAAAATTAGTAACTGTATCTTTTGCTCTATAGTCTAAATAAATTCTATTATTGTTAACTCCTGCGTTTGTAAAAATTTTAGTTAAATATTTTTGTGGACCACCTGAAGATATTAAGAGAGGTGAATTAGTATATTTGAGGGCTAGCTTTGCCGCAAAACGCTGTCTTTCCTCATGTCCACCTAATATAAATATAACCTTCGGTTGAATGAAATAATTTTGTAATTGCCTATCAGCAAACAATAAACTTACAGTTAGTAAAATTGTAAAAATAAAAATTTTTATGTTGAATTTAAGAAAAAGATTATTAGAAGACATAGATTATTTATTTTTATTCAACTTTATTAAAGTATTACTATTATTTTATTTAAGATGTTAATTTAGAATAAATAATTAATTTCTTATTTATAAAAAATATTTAATGATGAGTAAAATTGTTGTAGGTTTATCGGGCGGAGTGGATAGTTCAGTAGCTGCTGCGAGTCTGTGTGATCAAGGTTATGAAGTTTCTGGTTTAACTTTATGGTTAATGAAAGGAAAAGGTCAATGTTGTTCAGAAGGAATGGTCGATGCAGCACATATTTGTGAACAATTAAATATCCCTCATTATATCGTAGATGCTAAGGAACTATTTAAAAAAAATATTATAGATTATTTAGTGTCAGGATATAAATCTGGAATAACTCCTTTGCCTTGTTCCCAATGTAACCGCTCTGTAAAATTTAAACCAATGTTAGATTATGCTCAGCAAGAGTTGGACTGCGATCTAATAGCTACCGGGCATTATGCTCGTATACGTTATGATAAGGAAACTGACAAATATAAATTACTGAGAGCAATTGATCCTAATAAAGATCAATCCTATTTTCTGTATGATCTTCCTCAAGATATTTTAGCTAAAACAATATTTCCATTAGGAGAACAAACTAAAGAAGATACCCGTCGTATGGCTACCGAATTTAAACTTAGAACTGCAAACAAGCCAGAAAGTCAGGATCTCTGTCTTATCGAGTCTTATGGTTCCATGGCATCCTTTTTAGAAAAATATATTAAACCTCAAACAGGAGACATAGTTAACTCAAAAGGTGAAGTTCTAGGTACACATAAAGGCATCCATAACTATACTATTGGACAAAGAAAAGGGTTAGGGATATCATCCTCAGAACCTTTATATGTCTTAAAACTAAATTTATATAATAATCAAGTAGTTGTGGGTAATCGTACTGAAGGATTTCATTCTAGTTGTATTATTAAAGACGTAAATTGGATATCTATATCTAAGCCAGATATCTCTATGAATGTGAAAGTTCAAGTTAGATATCGTTCTCTTGCAGTTTCTGCGACCATAATACCTGTAGAGAATAATCGTTATAAACTAATTTTTGAACAATCACAATTCGGAATCACAGCTGGACAAGCGGCTGTTTTGTATGACGATGATATTGTTCTAGCTGGAGGTATTATTGAGGAAATTGGAGATTAAAATAATTCTGATTCTGTAATGCTAAAATATTTCTAAAAATATAAGCGATTATATTATGAATGCTTTAACAATTATTGTTTCAAACTACTATTCTTATAGTATGTATAACGATTTTAGGTAAAAAATATTAGTCCATTTCAGTTACCTGGGCCAAAATAAAGTATTGAGATTACGTCATCGGTTATGTGATTAATCAGGTAGGTATAATACCTACCTGATTATTACTAATCTTATCAAAACCAAAGTTTTAATCTATTGACAAAACCAATGCTTCTGTTTGAGAAACATGAATATTGTTAGCACTTGCTTGTAAGATTGGGGTACTGATCACTGAATCATGAGCTAAGTTAATTAAAGGATTAGATAAGATTCCTATTAAAGAAGTTGCTACTACAGATAGAACTAGGCCAACTTGCAAAGGCCTCATACCTACCAAGTTCCACCTGACTTTAGGATAATTTTTAACAGCATCAGACATTTCGGCTTCTTCTTTGACAACCATCATTTTTACTACACGAATGTAATAGTAAATAGATATAACACTAGTAATTAATCCTAATAAAACTAGACCATAAAGTTCAGACTGCCATCCAGCCCAGAAAATATAAATTTTGCCAAAAAATCCTGCTAGAGGAGGTATACCACCGAGAGACAGTAAAGATATACTAAGACACAAAGTCAATAGGGGATCTTTTTGGTATAGTCCTGCATAATCACTAATTTTATCTGTTCCAGTTTGGAGAGAGAAAAGAATTACTCCACTAAAAGCTCCTAAATTCATAAATAAGTACACTAGTAGGTAAAATAGCATACTAGAATATCCAGTATCTGTACCTGCAATTAGACCTATCATTATAAATCCCGCTTGAGCAATTGAGGAATAGGCTAGCATTCTTTTCATACTAGTTTGAGCCAAAGCTACTATATTCCCCAAAATCATACTCATGATAGCTAAGGCAGTAAAAATTAAATGCCACTCATCCGTTATGGAGGAAAAAGCAGTTACTAACAAGCGAATAGCTAAAGCGAAACCAGCTGTTTTAGATCCAACAGAAAGAAAAGCAACTACTGGCGTAGGTGATCCTTCATATACATCTGGAGTCCACTGATGAAAAGGAACTGCAGATATTTTAAATCCAATACCAGCAATCATGAATACTAAAGCAACTGCTAGTTCCAGAGAAGAACTATGACTACTACCTATAAAACTACTAGATATAGAGCTGAGAATTGTTTCTCCTCCTGATATCCCATAAAGGAGAGAGGCTCCATAAAGAAAAATAGCCGTGCTAGAAGCTCCTATTAAAAGATACTTTAAAGCTGCTTCATTAGAACGGGGATCTCGTTTCATATATCCTGTCATTAGATATGAGGAAATACTTAACATCTCCATAGAAATAAAAATCATTACCAGTTCATTAGCACCAGAAAGAAACATGCCTCCAAGCGTAGCTGTTAGCATGATGACAATAAATTCTGCTAAAGGTGTTCCTGTCTGTTCTACATATCGAATAGACATAGAAATAGTAATAATTGTAGATAAAGCAATAATTGCTCTAAAAATAATACTTAAATGATCCCCATTAAAGCTTCCTAGGAAGCTTATAGTAGAAGGGTTGTTCCAATTAATGCAAAGAGAAATTAATGAAGCAAACAAGCCAATTATTGCTCCATAAGGAAGCCATATCCTGGCGTTACGTCCTCCAATTAAATCTCCAACGAGAATCGAGATTAAAGTGATAATGACAATTCCTTCAGGAAGAATTGTTCCAGCATTCAGTTGGCTGGCAATATTGCTAGAAAAGTCCATAAGTTAGTCAGTAACAAAGGTTCGCAAAAGATACCTAAGCCATTAAACTTGAGATATCTGTGTTTGATGAGATAAACGTCCTTCTGCAATCATAAGATATAGGAGTAAAATCATGCTAGTTTTTATATTAGTAATCATGTCCTAGAAAAATTATTTTGATGTCATTGTTATTATTTTTTATGAATAATTATTGATTTTATATATTTTTAGAGTTTTTATCTTATACAAAGATAGCATTTTGACCATCTTTCTAATTCATGTAGAGAAGCTGGACGTTTACATTGTGGACAAACTGAAAAAGACTTTAATCTTTTTTTGATGACTTTAGTCCATCCTGTAAAAGCTTCTTGAGGTGTTTGATTTTTTTCTGTAATAATTTTTTTATCAAATTCATATGAATCATTATGAGAGAAAAAACATTTTTTTTTCTGTTCACTTAGATTAGAACAAGAAATTTTTTTACCAGACCATTTAGCTGAGGAAAAATGAAGCTTATCTATCGGATTGTCTGATAGTTGCTGATTAATTTTTTTCAGTAAGGAATATTTCTGAAATGACAGTTCTTGAGACCATCCTGAACTTGAAGTTGTAATATAGACAATATTTTGATTAATAGATAATATACTTGTATTAGTTAATGTGTTATTCGTAACTACATTTTTCCATATGTTACATACTTCTAAGTATCTATGATAATGAGTCCAATGTTCTTTTTTTATTAGAGATTCTAATGGTTTATTCAGTAAAGTAAATGCCATCTTAAAAAAATTAGTAAATATAGAAATATTTTTGTTTTAATCTATTAGAAAAAAGATTAATTAATAATTTTATACAATATATGTTCATTAAAATATATCTAAATAATAGAATACATATTGATATTACTATTAATAATTTTTTAAAGACAACAAAAAATCTATCAGTTAAATTACAGCAATATTAATTAAATCATCATCTTTACAATGCAAATTTATCTTGACTATAGTTCTACAACACCTCCTCGCCCAGAAGTAGTTACTTATATCAATCAGGTTTGTACTCAAGGCTGGGGTAACCCTTCCAGCACACATCAATGGGGTAAAAAAGCTTCCATGATTCTAGAAAGAGCAAGAATACAAATAGCTAATTCAATCAAAGCTAATGACATAGAATCAATCATTTTTACTTCAGGAGGGACTGAAGCCAATAATTTAGCCATTTTAGGTACAGCTAAGCAACATAAAAGAAGACAACATATTATTATTTCGAGTGTTGAACATTCATCAATTAATAAGCCTATAAAATTTTTAGAGACTCATGGGTGGGAAATCACTCGTTTACCTGTAGATTATCAAGGTAAAGTTAATCCTTTTGATCTAAAAGCTGCTATCAGAAAAAATACTGTTCTTATTTCTATAATTTATGGACAAAGTGAAGTAGGAACTCTACAGCCCATTAAAGAATTATCTGAAATTGCAAAAAGTTATGGCATTCTCTTTCATACAGATGCAGCACAAGCAATTGGTAAATTAGCTATCAATGTTCAAGATTTAAATATTGATTTACTATCTTTCTCAGCTCATAAAATTTATGGAACCCAGGGTATAGGAGCTTTGTACATACGTCCAGGAAGTATAGTTTCTCCCTTATTCCATGGAGGAGGGCAAGAAAAAGGAATACGTTCCGGAACTCAATCTTTAGCTACCATTGCTGGTTTTGGATTGGCTACAGAATTAATTTGTAGAGAGATGATTGAAGAAAGCAATAGACTAATGCAGTTACGAAACCAATTATTCAAATATATGTCTGATTATCCATATTTGATTGTTAGTGGGGATAAAAAATATCGCCTTCCCCATCATGCAAGTTTTATCTTTTCAAATTTATCAAAAAACCAAAAATTGAAAAAGATCACTGGTCAGACTATAGTTCGTCATATGAATTTAGCAGGTATCGGTATTAGCGCTGGATCAGCTTGTCATAGCGGTAAATTAATTCCTAGCCCAGTGCTATTAGCTATGGGTTATTCTGCGAGTGATGCAGTAAGTGGAATTCGTTTAACTTTAGGTAAAAATACTAGTAAAGATGATATTACTTGGACAGCTATTGTGTTAAAACAAATTCTTAGTCGTCTTCTTTCTTAAATTATATTATTATATTTTCCCTCCAATCATTACATTGTTGATACGTAAGCTTGGTCCTCCGCAACCGACAGCCAGGCCATTTTGACCATTTTTACAACAACCTCCTGATTCATCCCAATAAAAATCATCACCAATTGCTTCAATATTTCCTAATGTTTTAAATGTATTTCCTGATAATGTAACATCTCTTATTGGTTCGGAAATTTGGCCATTCCTTATCATCCAAGCCTCACCTGCACTAAAAGTATATATTTCTCCATTTGTCATTCCGCCTAACCAATTTTTTGCATAAATCCCTTGCTTGATACCATCAAATAAATTTTTAACTGGAGTCTTGCCACGTTCAATCCAAGTATTAGTCATTCGAACTAAAGGAGGATAATAATAATTTAAACAACGTGCATTACCAGTAGGACGTTCATTTAGTTTTCCCGCAGTTTCACGAGAGTGAAGTCTACCAACTACCAAACCATCCTCAACTAACTGAGTAGTTGTGGCTGGAACTCCTTCATCATCATAAAAGTAACTTCCTCGATGTCCTTGAGGTGCTGCTCCATCAAAAATCTGTAATATTTTAGGTCCAAATTTTCTTCCTAAACCTACTACTTTTAAAAGATCAGGATTTTTACAAAACATATCAGCTTCTGAAAAATGTCCAAAAGCTTCATGTACAAATAATCCAGTTAATACTGGATCTATAACAACTGTGTAATGTCCACCTTTTACTGAAGGTATAGCTAAAGAATTTACAGCTCTTGTCGCTGCACTTCTGACTTTTTTATCTAATCCAGTTAATTTATCATAGCCTTCCCTTGATCCAATAGTTTCTCTCCCAATTTTTAAATTTTCACCATTTTGTGCAATTGCCGAAAATCTCATTTCAATATCAATCCAAGATTGATCAATCATTGTTCCTTCAGACGTTGCTATGATTACGTTATGAGAGCTGTCATTATAGCTAACTGAAGTATTTTTAATTAGATGGCTTACACTTTGCAAGATATCGTTATATCTATGACATAATTCTTTCTTTTCTAGTAAACTAACTTTAAACGGATTACGACTAGTTAAAGGAAGTTCACATGTAGTTTGAATAGGAATAACTGGTGCAAGAATAGTTCTGTTTATTCCTACTAGAATTGCTGCACTAACTGCTTTTTCTATACTTTGAGATAAGTGAGAGAAAGAGTTAAAAGAGGCAAAACCCCATCCTCCCTTGTAACAAGCACGTACCTGCCCCCCTTTTGAAATAGTTTCATTAAAATTTTCTGTTATGTTTTTTTCTAATCGAATATTTGTTCCTTTAGAAGTCTCAAGTCTAATAGAGAGATAATCAACACGGTTAAGATTTTTGGCTATCAGATCAGACAGTATGCTTTTATAATTATTAATATTAGTCATAGCTATAAATATATTATCTGTTAGAATAATCTGCTGAGTTATTATTTTTTATTCTAAAAATTATATAAATAACTATATAAAAGAATTAAGTCTTTGAATTAAGTGTGAACTATAAAGTTAAATAAAAGTTATTTTATACACTAAATTAATTTTTGGAATATATAAATATCCATAGTTTAAATAATCATGTAATATCAAAAAATAAAATTTTTATTATCTAATTTTGTTTGGTATCTCTAATACAGGCCTATTCAATGCGATTGTCAAAGCCTGATTTTGATTTTTTTGAACATAATGATGAAATACAAATCCATCTTGTAACCAAATAGTCCCAAATATCATAGCCATAGTACCCAGACCACTAAGAATCGTATTAATTTTTTTACGCTTTTGAGAATCAATTTTATAAAAAATATTTTGAGATAAAGTAGATTTAGAACTAATACTAATATTTATAGGTCTAGAAATAACAAAGGTTTCTCTTTTAATTCGCAATAATATCTTATACGACCTATTAAAATTTGGATCAGTATCTAACCAATATTCAATTGCCTTAATCTCTTGTGACGTTACTTCACCATCAACATAAGCACTAAGCAATTCGAAACGCTTAGACTCGTCTTTTAAATTATTACAATAATTTGTTATTAATTTTTTCTTATATTCAGAATTAGAAACCATTGCTAACCTCCCTATATATAAACCAAGAACTTTGGTTGCAGAGATGGAGATTAATATTAGTACTCTTGTAATATTCTTTATTAATTAAGAATAAAACAATAATAAGACCAAAATTAATCAATATATTTTTGTAAAACAGTTTGAAGCTTTGCTCTAGCTCTAGCGATCCTTGATTTAACTGTTCCTAGAGAAACTTCTGTCATTTCTGCAATTTCTTCATATGCTAAACCTTCTATTTCACGAAGGACTATAGCGACACGAAATGCTTCTGGTAGACCAGCAATCGCAGCTTGTAAACGGTCATAAAATTCACGAGTTGCAAGATTATCATCAGGACTTGGATAATCTGAAATAATATCCCATTCTATTTCTCCATCATCTACTCTTCTAGGCGCATCTAGAGACATGGGATGACGCACTCGTTTACGCTTCCTAAGCTCATCATAGAATAAGTTTGTTGCAATGCGACTCAGCCACCCTCTAAACTTTACTGGTTCATTAAGCCTTTTAACATTTCTATAGACACGAATCCAAACCTCTTGAGCTAGATCTGCACGATCTTGCCAATCAGGTGCTAAATGGTAAAGAACTCTATCAACATGAGATTGGTAGCGATTTAGTAATTCAGTAAATGCTCCTCTATCAGGCTGAGAACCTTTCTGACATAAGATAATAAGATCATAATTGGAGAGTTTTTCCGGAGGCACTTTAGATTGATATTTTTGCCATTGGCTAAATAGTCCAGGTGCCGAAATTGCTTGACTCATAACTTTACCCAAGATATATCTGTTTACCCCTGATATTCCTTACCAAAGGACGTCAATTAATTAAAATAGTTCCTTAAGTTTCAGTGTCTTAAAATATTATAAGCATAATTATTAATAATATAGAAAATTACTAATTATGCTTACAATATTAGTATTGTAAGCATAATTAGTAATTTTTATTAACTTTTACATTTTTTATTAACTTTTACATATTATTATTGTGTTTTTGAATAATTAAATTAGGTCCATATTATGTATTTCTTTAAGTATCAAGGTTTAGGTAATGATTTTATTTTAATTGATAATAGAAGTAGTTCTGAACTTTTGTTATCCTCTGGACAGATACTAAAAATGTGTAACCGTCATTTTGGAATTGGAGCTGATGGAGTTATTTTTCTTTTATCTGGAGATAAAGTTAGCGATTATGGCATGCATATTTTTAATTCTGATGGTTCAGAGCCAGAAATGTGCGGCAATGGAATTCGCTGCCTAATAAGTTTTATCAGCAATTTAGAAAATTTTGAACAAACTAATAAAATCTATAGGATAAAGACATTAGCAGGTATTATAAAAGCCGAACTACAAACTCAAACACAAGTAAGAGTGGAAATGGGGACTCCTCTATTTTTAAATAAACAGATTCCTACAACTTTAAGCGATAAAGATAATACAGTTATTAATTATCCATTAGAGATAGAGAAAAAAAATTGGTTAGTTACTTGTGTCAATATGGGTAATCCTCATTGTATTACATTTGTCGAAGATACTAACCTGATTAACTTGGAAAAATTAGGCCCACTATTTGAATATCATTCTGCTTTTCCAGAACGTATTAATACAGAATTTATTGAAATTGTACGTCCTAACCACTTAAAGATGCGAGTTTGGGAAAGGGGAGCAGGGGCTACTCTTGCTTGTGGAACAGGTGCTTGTGCATCAGTAGTTGCTGGAGTTATAACTAATAGAGCTGAACGAGTATGCACTGTTGAGTTGCCTGGAGGGAATCTTTTGATTGAGTGGGTAGAAGATAGTAATAAAGTATACATGACTGGTAGCGCAGAAAGAGTTTTTATAGGAGAATACAATCAATAAACTACATTCCATAAACCTAGTTAAATACTACTTAATAGAAAATTAAAATTATTATTATTTAATAAATTTTTATCAGAAAAGAAGTATCTTTGTCTGCTCTTCCATAAATGAATATATAGAAAATAAAACTAATAATTTTAAACATGTTATTTATCAATTATTTTAAATTAATAATTATTATCTTTAGTGTATTTATGTCAAAATCATCTACATTGAGTGCGCAAGAGAATGAATTTATAAATTCTTTGTCTTCACCTCAAATTCATCCTTTACCAATCACTTTAAAGGAGTTAAACGATGAGATTTCTTTAGATAGTTATTTGGAGAAAGTTAAAAGTAATTCGATAGGATATCTTGTATGGTCTAGACTTCCAGTCAAAATTTATATAGATGAAGAAAATCATACAAATAATTATAGAATATCTATTGAACAACTAAGAGTTAATCAATGGATCAGTACTGTTAAAAAAGCAATTTTTGAATGGAGTGCTTATTTGCCCATAGTAGAAATTTCCAATATCGAACTTGCAGAAATTGTTATTTCAAGAGCTGAACCACCGTTAAATACAGAGAATAATTCAAGCAATAAGAATATAACTACAATAAAGGCAAAAACAGCACAAACTAGCTATAAATTTCATATTTGCAACAATATACTACTTCATCAAATGATGATACATATTAGTTCAAATTTAGGAGAAATTTCTACTTTATCTGCGGCACGACATGAAATTGGACATGGAATAGGTATTTGGGGACATAGCACGGACGAAAAAGATGCTCTTTATTACTCCTCAAATAAATTTCTTGCTCCCATATCTTTAAAAGATATTAATACATTAAGACAAGTATACAAAAGACCTACTCGGATAGGATGGAAGGTATTTAATAGTGAATAATTAATTATAATGCAACTATAGGGTATGTATATTTTTTTATATAATAAAACTTCTAAAGCTTAAATATTAACGTAGATAATCTTTACTCATGGAGTAATTAAATAATAAATTTAAGTTAATATCGGTGTAGAGTTACTATAAAAACTATTGTAATGACATTATTAATTACACCAATTCGAGTTCCATTCTGATTCTGCTTTTGCCTGAATATATTCTTTCTTAATTTTTTGATATTTTTTCTGTACTTGATTTAGTTTTTCAGTTTGCTGACTAATTTTTTTTCTTCTAAAGCTTAATTCAGAATCATTGAATTCAATATCGGATAGTTTTAAATGAAGCGTAGATATTTTTATAACGGAAGGTTCTTTAGAATTTTTTCCCCCTAATTCTGATATCTTATTACTTGCATTTTCTTCTACTAGTAAATTAAGGATATTAGGATAACTTTCTGATAAAAATCTTTTGTCTTCAACTTTTGATCCTATTTCAAATAAATGAGATGTTGAATAGTTAGAAATAATTTTGTTCTGTTTTAATCTATTATTAATTTCTTGAGAAAAATTATTTAAAGTTATTTGAATTCCTTGTTCAATACCTCTACACCATTTAATTAAATCTTCAGGATTGATAATTTTATCTTCATCTTTATCATTTTTATCTAATTTATTTGTAAACGATAGTCTTTTTCTCTTATCTTGAAACTGTTTTATATTGTCTTTTTTATAAGGAAACAAATATTTTGATATTTCTCCCACCACTACCTCTGAAGATATAGGTTGCGGGACAGTCATATATGATAGAAATTGAAATTCAGAGCTTTTACATAGTTCTTTAATTTTTTCTTGTAGCTCTTTTCTCTGACTATTAGATAACTTTAAAAATAATTTAGGATAAATATGAGTACAAATTTGATAAACTGCTAATATTAATTGCTTATTTGATGTAGAACCTAATAATTTTAAGTAAT contains:
- a CDS encoding GIY-YIG nuclease family protein, translated to MSKSSTLSAQENEFINSLSSPQIHPLPITLKELNDEISLDSYLEKVKSNSIGYLVWSRLPVKIYIDEENHTNNYRISIEQLRVNQWISTVKKAIFEWSAYLPIVEISNIELAEIVISRAEPPLNTENNSSNKNITTIKAKTAQTSYKFHICNNILLHQMMIHISSNLGEISTLSAARHEIGHGIGIWGHSTDEKDALYYSSNKFLAPISLKDINTLRQVYKRPTRIGWKVFNSE